From the genome of Scytonema hofmannii PCC 7110, one region includes:
- a CDS encoding sensor histidine kinase yields MEGASKRILTGGFALVIHLFSRVSQSSNVVIIEYLLGFSLLLGMFFLVKRRVNRWQAVLQERQLLELEVRAQERTKESNRSLEELYRTLASNFPNGAVLLFDRDLRFTLVEGADLLEIGLSKELLEGRTIWEVFSPETCSRIAPFYQAALVGETSVSEVAYCDRIYKLYTLPVKNDKGEVLAGMAMTQNITQQKHIEQDLKNAKEELEIRVQERTKALTAEIAERKQAEKKLEQTMEHLKRSNQELERFAFVAAHDLQEPLRAITGYTQLLAQEYQDHLDSSIREYMGYIVDGSTQMQHLVRDLLIYYRVGSVSRSFIPTDCNAILRQVVSDLQPSITESQALVIYNNLPTVTADRTLFLQLFQNLIDNAIKFRSQETPRVQITAEFTKSNEWLFCVSDNGIGIKQRYLERIFEIFKRLHSQKKFPGTGIGLAICQKIVEHHGGKIWVESEMGVGTKFYFTIPSSNQPIFEKTDR; encoded by the coding sequence ATGGAAGGAGCGTCTAAAAGAATTCTTACAGGTGGGTTTGCCTTGGTAATACATTTATTTAGCCGAGTCAGTCAATCCTCTAATGTTGTTATTATCGAATATTTGCTGGGTTTCAGTCTTCTATTGGGGATGTTTTTTTTGGTAAAGCGGCGAGTTAATCGATGGCAAGCCGTGTTACAGGAACGCCAACTTCTAGAATTAGAAGTACGAGCTCAAGAACGTACCAAAGAATCAAACCGTTCTTTAGAGGAGCTTTATCGCACCCTAGCCAGCAATTTTCCCAATGGTGCTGTTTTGTTATTTGACCGAGATTTACGCTTTACTCTGGTTGAAGGTGCAGATTTATTAGAAATTGGTTTAAGTAAAGAGTTATTGGAAGGTAGAACTATTTGGGAAGTCTTCTCTCCGGAAACTTGTTCTCGGATCGCACCATTTTACCAAGCTGCACTAGTGGGTGAGACAAGTGTTTCAGAAGTTGCTTACTGCGATCGCATTTATAAGTTATACACCCTTCCTGTAAAAAACGACAAGGGAGAAGTGTTGGCTGGAATGGCAATGACACAAAATATTACACAGCAAAAACACATAGAGCAAGACCTAAAAAATGCGAAAGAAGAGTTAGAAATTAGGGTTCAAGAACGGACAAAAGCACTGACTGCAGAAATTGCCGAACGAAAACAGGCGGAAAAAAAATTAGAACAAACGATGGAGCATCTCAAACGTTCCAATCAGGAACTAGAGAGATTTGCCTTTGTCGCTGCACACGATCTACAAGAACCATTACGTGCAATTACTGGTTACACCCAACTTTTAGCACAAGAATACCAAGACCATCTCGACTCGTCTATTCGAGAATATATGGGTTATATTGTGGACGGGTCAACGCAGATGCAGCATTTGGTTCGCGATTTGCTGATTTACTACCGCGTTGGTTCAGTTTCCAGATCCTTTATCCCCACTGACTGCAATGCTATACTGCGGCAGGTTGTAAGTGACTTACAACCTTCTATTACTGAAAGTCAAGCACTCGTTATTTATAATAATTTACCAACCGTGACTGCCGATCGCACTCTCTTCCTACAATTATTTCAAAATCTAATTGACAATGCAATTAAATTTCGGAGCCAAGAAACACCGCGAGTTCAGATAACAGCAGAATTCACAAAAAGTAACGAATGGTTATTTTGTGTAAGTGATAATGGAATTGGGATAAAACAAAGGTATTTGGAGCGAATTTTTGAAATTTTTAAACGGCTCCACAGCCAAAAAAAGTTTCCCGGTACTGGCATTGGGTTAGCTATTTGTCAAAAAATAGTAGAGCATCACGGAGGAAAGATTTGGGTAGAATCTGAGATGGGAGTTGGCACAAAGTTTTACTTTACAATTCCCTCATCAAATCAACCCATATTTGAAAAGACAGACAGATAA
- a CDS encoding HAD-IA family hydrolase yields MERPKVIFLDAVGTLFGVKGSVGEVYSQIAQEFGVEVPSEILNKAFIQSFKTSPPPIFPDAEPQDIPQYEFEWWYHIARNTFQKAGVLEKFTDFSTFFSEVYIHFGTAEPWIVYPDVLPALVNWRRLGIELGILSNFDSRIYSVLQDLELREFFGSITISTQAGAAKPDPKIFATALEKHNCPPEAAWHIGDSVAEDYHGAKGAGIKGIWINRKG; encoded by the coding sequence ATGGAAAGACCGAAAGTTATCTTTTTAGATGCTGTTGGGACGCTCTTCGGCGTTAAAGGTAGCGTGGGCGAAGTTTACAGTCAAATAGCACAAGAGTTTGGCGTTGAAGTGCCTTCTGAAATTTTGAATAAAGCATTTATTCAAAGTTTTAAAACTTCCCCACCGCCTATCTTTCCAGATGCAGAACCACAAGATATCCCTCAATATGAGTTTGAGTGGTGGTATCACATTGCTCGAAATACCTTTCAAAAAGCAGGTGTTTTAGAAAAATTCACAGACTTCTCTACTTTTTTTAGCGAAGTTTACATCCACTTTGGAACAGCAGAACCGTGGATTGTTTATCCTGATGTTCTACCCGCTTTAGTAAACTGGCGACGACTGGGCATAGAACTAGGTATACTGTCTAATTTTGACTCTCGGATTTATTCAGTGTTACAGGATTTAGAACTCCGAGAGTTTTTTGGGTCGATCACCATTTCTACCCAAGCGGGTGCTGCTAAACCAGACCCTAAAATTTTTGCGACTGCTTTAGAAAAACATAACTGCCCACCTGAAGCCGCATGGCATATTGGTGATAGCGTTGCAGAAGACTACCACGGGGCTAAAGGGGCTGGCATCAAGGGGATTTGGATAAATAGGAAGGGTTAG
- a CDS encoding GIY-YIG nuclease family protein, producing the protein MSISYIEVMEWKNWSNVRFNERHLLPSSSGIYVIADAHHCVWYVGQAANLKNRWAGRSHHRYPQLIRSNRKLCHIIYWKQVPVNCLDEQERYYVDLFQPELNGCKVKKYLPKQPQVEREIKRLLKVLNKPTSLFPIIRSIVAGKYEDNEGRHCIIILININDYEILENSMRKRYANEIKKAWTYNRNSCGKNEQVYSPAWIATYNWNSYKFEFLIVDWELFNYLEKNPDANLHYIGVAELLGIQVKALTNLKIFDEFSLEEACGYLDSEGKKPLKSVAYINYRKNFLKCLVERSERSL; encoded by the coding sequence ATGTCAATCTCTTATATAGAAGTTATGGAATGGAAAAATTGGTCAAATGTCAGATTTAACGAACGGCATCTTTTACCTTCAAGTTCTGGAATATACGTAATTGCGGATGCTCATCATTGTGTGTGGTATGTAGGTCAAGCTGCCAATCTAAAAAATAGATGGGCTGGCAGAAGCCATCACAGGTATCCCCAGTTGATTCGGTCAAACCGCAAGTTGTGCCACATAATTTATTGGAAACAAGTTCCTGTTAACTGTTTGGACGAACAAGAACGGTATTACGTGGACTTATTTCAGCCCGAACTGAACGGTTGTAAAGTGAAAAAGTATTTACCGAAACAGCCCCAAGTAGAACGCGAGATTAAGCGATTATTAAAAGTTCTCAACAAACCAACATCTCTTTTTCCTATCATCCGTTCCATCGTGGCTGGTAAGTATGAAGATAATGAGGGAAGACATTGCATAATTATTTTGATAAATATTAACGACTATGAAATTTTAGAAAATTCAATGAGAAAGCGGTATGCAAATGAAATCAAGAAAGCTTGGACTTATAACAGGAATTCTTGCGGTAAGAATGAGCAAGTATACAGCCCAGCATGGATAGCAACATATAATTGGAATTCTTATAAATTTGAATTTCTTATTGTAGATTGGGAATTGTTTAACTATTTGGAAAAAAATCCCGATGCGAACTTGCATTATATAGGGGTTGCCGAACTTCTTGGCATCCAGGTAAAAGCATTAACTAACTTAAAGATTTTTGATGAATTCTCTTTAGAAGAGGCGTGCGGGTACCTAGATTCTGAAGGTAAAAAGCCCCTAAAATCTGTTGCTTATATCAATTATCGTAAAAATTTCCTTAAGTGCTTGGTAGAGAGGTCAGAGCGATCGCTCTGA
- a CDS encoding excalibur calcium-binding domain-containing protein, with product MTFLAHVKSWQNKVYTLSQKESHAYTAARDRDRDGIACEKN from the coding sequence ATTACATTCCTGGCTCATGTAAAGAGTTGGCAAAACAAGGTTTACACTCTTTCCCAAAAGGAGAGCCACGCCTATACAGCAGCTCGCGATCGAGATCGTGATGGCATAGCTTGCGAAAAGAACTAA
- a CDS encoding NAD(P)/FAD-dependent oxidoreductase, whose translation MTQQPARICILGGGFGGLHTALRLSELPWENSQKPEIVLVDQSDRFLFSPFLYELLTGELQTWEIAPPFEELLQGTGVRFCQSVVSGIDIDQRRVHLHDGPELSYDRLLLALGGETPLDLVPGATSYAYPFRSITDVYRLEERLRVLEESEADKIRVAIVGGGYSGVELACKLADRLGEKGRFRLIELSDQILRTSPEFNREAATKALEERGIFLDLETKVESIGQDSISLEYKNQIDTIPVDLVIWTVGTRVSPVVRNLPLKQNQRGQISVTSTLQVEDHAEILAVGDLADCRDADSQQVPATAQAAFQQADYAAWNIWATLTNRPLLPFRYQYLGEMMTLGIDNATLTGLGVKLNGPLAYVARRLAYLYRLPTLDQKFKVGFNWLARPIIETLIKSN comes from the coding sequence ATGACTCAACAACCTGCTAGAATCTGTATCCTTGGAGGAGGCTTTGGTGGTCTCCATACTGCACTGCGCTTAAGTGAGTTGCCTTGGGAAAATTCACAAAAGCCGGAAATTGTTCTGGTAGATCAAAGCGATCGCTTCCTCTTTTCTCCCTTTCTTTACGAACTACTAACTGGCGAATTGCAAACTTGGGAAATTGCTCCACCATTTGAAGAACTTTTACAAGGCACAGGTGTGCGATTTTGTCAAAGTGTTGTGTCGGGAATTGATATTGACCAACGACGCGTACACCTACATGATGGACCGGAATTATCTTATGACCGATTGTTATTGGCATTAGGTGGCGAAACACCCCTAGATCTAGTACCGGGAGCAACATCTTACGCCTATCCATTCCGTAGTATTACAGATGTTTATCGTTTAGAAGAACGTCTGAGAGTGCTAGAAGAATCAGAAGCAGACAAAATCAGAGTAGCAATTGTTGGTGGTGGATACAGTGGTGTAGAGCTAGCTTGCAAACTAGCCGATAGGCTTGGGGAAAAAGGAAGATTTCGACTGATTGAACTGAGCGATCAAATTTTAAGAACATCCCCAGAATTTAACAGAGAAGCAGCAACCAAAGCTTTAGAAGAACGGGGTATATTTCTCGATTTAGAAACCAAGGTAGAATCAATCGGACAGGATAGCATCTCCTTAGAGTACAAAAATCAGATTGACACCATTCCTGTAGACTTAGTGATTTGGACGGTGGGAACGAGAGTATCACCCGTGGTAAGAAATTTACCCCTCAAACAAAACCAACGAGGTCAAATTAGTGTGACATCAACTCTTCAAGTTGAAGACCATGCCGAAATTTTGGCTGTAGGAGATTTAGCAGATTGCCGTGATGCAGACAGTCAACAAGTCCCTGCAACAGCCCAAGCCGCTTTCCAACAAGCTGATTATGCTGCATGGAATATCTGGGCAACTTTAACCAATCGTCCTTTGCTGCCTTTCCGCTACCAATACTTGGGTGAGATGATGACATTAGGGATAGATAATGCCACACTCACTGGGTTGGGAGTGAAATTAAACGGTCCGCTAGCATATGTTGCCCGACGTCTTGCCTATCTTTACCGACTGCCAACCTTAGACCAAAAATTTAAAGTTGGTTTTAATTGGCTCGCCCGTCCTATTATAGAAACATTAATAAAAAGCAATTAG
- the glp gene encoding gephyrin-like molybdotransferase Glp: MLSVSDAEAIILQLVQPLDSLIDTEVIDLFTANGRILASPVTSQLDFPHWDNSAMDGYAVRSEDVQDCNEEKPVVLEIIEEIPAGVQPKSIIQSGKAARILTGAVMPVGANTVVMQERTRREGNQVFILATPKPKEFVRQQASYYKAGSQLLPTGIVLNAQEIALLAACQCTKLNVFRRPRVAILSTGDELVTPETPLQSGQIVDSNQYAIAALVQQMGAEAIMLGIVRDEPTALEEAIANALTQADIIISSGGVSVGDYDYVEQILESLGGKIHVRSVAMKPGKPLTVATFPTPHSPLLTPHSLLPTPHSLIYFGLPGNPAAVLVTFWRFVQPAIKKLSGLAEGWEPKFVKARASQELRSDGKRETYVWGQMRLSNGIYDFYPASGVQHSGNLINLAQTNSLAILPLGIARVAIGEEIQVLIQ; encoded by the coding sequence ATGCTTTCAGTCAGTGATGCAGAAGCTATTATTCTACAGTTGGTGCAACCCTTAGATAGCCTTATAGATACGGAAGTTATAGATTTATTCACAGCAAATGGTCGCATTCTGGCGTCTCCAGTCACTAGTCAACTGGATTTTCCTCATTGGGATAACTCAGCCATGGATGGCTACGCAGTGAGATCCGAAGATGTGCAGGACTGTAACGAGGAAAAGCCAGTTGTATTAGAGATTATCGAAGAAATTCCTGCCGGAGTTCAGCCCAAGTCTATCATTCAATCGGGAAAAGCCGCACGAATTTTGACCGGCGCAGTTATGCCTGTTGGGGCAAATACTGTGGTCATGCAGGAACGAACTCGCCGTGAGGGAAATCAAGTTTTTATTCTTGCAACCCCAAAACCGAAAGAATTTGTTAGGCAGCAAGCATCTTACTATAAAGCTGGATCACAATTACTACCTACAGGGATTGTCCTAAATGCTCAAGAAATAGCATTATTAGCGGCTTGTCAATGCACAAAATTAAATGTTTTCCGCCGTCCTCGTGTAGCTATTTTATCTACTGGTGATGAACTGGTGACACCCGAAACACCACTGCAATCGGGTCAAATTGTAGATTCAAATCAATATGCTATTGCAGCCTTAGTTCAACAGATGGGTGCGGAAGCAATTATGTTAGGCATTGTGAGAGATGAGCCAACTGCTCTTGAAGAAGCGATCGCCAATGCTCTTACTCAAGCCGATATCATTATCTCTTCTGGAGGTGTCTCAGTAGGAGATTATGACTATGTGGAACAAATACTAGAGTCTTTAGGCGGAAAAATACACGTTCGTTCTGTTGCCATGAAACCCGGTAAACCCCTCACTGTCGCCACCTTCCCCACTCCTCACTCCCCACTCCTCACTCCCCACTCCCTACTCCCTACTCCCCACTCCCTAATATACTTTGGCTTACCGGGAAATCCCGCAGCCGTCTTAGTTACATTTTGGCGATTTGTGCAACCAGCCATCAAAAAGCTTTCCGGGCTAGCTGAGGGTTGGGAACCAAAGTTTGTCAAGGCGCGTGCATCTCAAGAGTTACGTTCCGATGGTAAACGTGAAACTTACGTTTGGGGTCAAATGCGTTTGAGCAATGGAATTTATGACTTTTATCCAGCAAGTGGTGTTCAACATTCTGGAAATCTGATTAATTTAGCTCAAACAAATAGTTTAGCTATTTTGCCATTGGGGATCGCACGAGTTGCTATTGGTGAAGAGATTCAAGTTTTAATTCAGTGA
- a CDS encoding cupin domain-containing protein, which yields MIIDPTNVPKETGSRYPQQFQEVVAGRIRQRLGNFAGLKNFGVNLVTLEPGSASALRHWHSHQDEFIYVLDGEVILVTDAGEQRLTPGMAAGFRAGDGNGHHLLNRSSTVAIYLEVGDRTPNDAVTYPDDDLLAQVNVDGKSWVFTHKDGTLY from the coding sequence ATGATTATTGACCCAACAAACGTACCAAAGGAAACGGGTTCGCGCTACCCACAACAGTTTCAAGAGGTTGTCGCCGGACGGATACGACAGCGATTGGGTAATTTTGCTGGCTTGAAAAATTTTGGTGTGAATTTAGTGACTCTAGAACCGGGAAGCGCTTCTGCATTACGGCACTGGCACTCTCACCAAGATGAATTTATTTATGTATTAGATGGTGAAGTCATTTTGGTGACAGATGCAGGCGAACAAAGGCTAACTCCAGGGATGGCTGCCGGGTTTAGAGCAGGTGACGGCAACGGACATCATTTGCTCAATCGTTCTAGTACGGTGGCAATATATTTAGAGGTAGGAGACCGGACTCCAAATGATGCAGTCACTTATCCAGATGACGATTTATTAGCACAAGTCAATGTTGATGGTAAATCCTGGGTTTTTACTCATAAAGATGGCACTCTTTATTAA
- a CDS encoding GNAT family N-acetyltransferase produces the protein MRIEPYDPCHQDAVIRLSLRAWTPVFDSIQKAMNVDVYRAFYPDNWRVSQQKAVEDVCASPDTNVWVAIDASSTVGFVAVKLHSEDSMGEIYMVAVDPDYQRRGIGSALIEFALSWMKDAGMSVAMVETGGDPGHAPARHTYERVGFGLFPVARYFKKL, from the coding sequence ATGCGAATTGAACCATACGATCCCTGCCACCAAGATGCTGTTATTCGTCTTTCGCTTCGAGCATGGACTCCAGTCTTTGATTCGATTCAAAAAGCGATGAACGTTGATGTGTACCGGGCATTCTATCCCGACAATTGGCGTGTGAGCCAGCAGAAGGCTGTGGAGGATGTATGCGCTTCTCCAGACACAAATGTATGGGTTGCGATCGATGCCAGTTCTACTGTGGGCTTCGTAGCCGTGAAATTACACTCAGAGGACAGCATGGGTGAAATCTACATGGTCGCTGTCGATCCAGACTATCAACGTCGAGGCATTGGCAGCGCTCTGATAGAATTTGCTCTCTCATGGATGAAAGATGCTGGTATGTCCGTTGCTATGGTCGAGACCGGAGGAGATCCCGGCCATGCTCCGGCACGTCACACCTATGAAAGGGTGGGCTTCGGGTTGTTTCCTGTCGCCAGATACTTCAAGAAGCTGTAA
- a CDS encoding DUF4278 domain-containing protein: MKLTYRGTHYEHSPLNPEVIAGETGGKYRGKTWTQNYLRHIPQTQPVAELKYRGVAYSIGDPLDVELMMLSKQRSKDASVVESGSVKKCANEIAKAHLTNIRRNLEHRLQVAKENGDQNLIRLLEDEAKQIA, encoded by the coding sequence ATGAAACTCACATATCGTGGTACTCATTATGAACACAGTCCCCTAAATCCCGAAGTCATCGCAGGCGAAACTGGTGGGAAGTATCGGGGTAAGACTTGGACACAAAACTACCTAAGACACATTCCTCAAACTCAACCTGTAGCTGAGTTAAAGTATCGTGGTGTAGCTTATTCTATCGGCGATCCATTAGACGTAGAATTGATGATGCTGTCCAAGCAACGCAGTAAAGATGCCAGTGTGGTAGAGTCTGGCAGCGTCAAAAAGTGTGCAAATGAGATAGCCAAAGCCCATCTCACCAATATCCGTCGTAATTTAGAACATCGCCTGCAAGTTGCTAAAGAAAACGGAGATCAAAATCTCATTCGCTTGCTTGAAGATGAAGCAAAACAGATTGCATAA
- a CDS encoding pentapeptide repeat-containing protein: MYKETFRVLVMPLDNSCQNLRGCSFKGQHLEGANFSGADIQGCDFTDAKLKGANFTGAQAGLQRCWTIGLVTNLWLISGLSGVVSGSTAYLVSVIFDSNMKNSITGTLSLILIAVFFVMTTRQGLSAGLSAVAIAVVVAITGALIANLVAGALGIAAAVAVQLVETVALAGLFELFANTVECVILNACYSEVQATAISKHIPYVIGMKKEIGDRTAIKFATGFYSALCAGESVEFAYKLGCSVIQLDGIAEHLTPVLKKKQP; the protein is encoded by the coding sequence ATGTATAAGGAAACATTTCGCGTGCTCGTTATGCCCCTGGATAACTCATGTCAAAATCTCCGTGGGTGCTCCTTCAAAGGTCAACATCTTGAAGGGGCAAACTTTAGTGGTGCAGATATCCAAGGTTGCGATTTTACAGACGCTAAGCTAAAAGGTGCAAATTTCACTGGTGCTCAAGCTGGACTACAACGGTGTTGGACGATTGGTTTAGTCACAAATTTATGGTTGATATCGGGACTATCAGGGGTTGTTTCAGGCTCCACAGCTTATCTCGTATCGGTTATATTTGACAGCAACATGAAAAATTCAATCACTGGCACACTCAGCCTAATTTTGATTGCAGTTTTCTTTGTCATGACTACTAGGCAAGGTCTAAGCGCAGGTTTGAGTGCTGTTGCGATCGCTGTTGTTGTCGCTATTACTGGAGCTTTAATTGCCAATCTCGTCGCCGGAGCTTTGGGTATTGCTGCAGCGGTAGCTGTACAGTTGGTTGAGACTGTTGCCCTGGCTGGATTGTTTGAGTTATTTGCCAACACGGTAGAATGTGTCATCCTCAACGCCTGTTACTCAGAAGTTCAAGCAACTGCGATTTCCAAGCATATCCCTTATGTTATTGGGATGAAGAAGGAGATAGGCGATCGCACAGCCATCAAGTTTGCCACAGGATTTTACAGTGCGCTATGTGCTGGGGAATCTGTTGAATTTGCCTACAAGCTTGGGTGCAGTGTGATTCAGTTGGATGGCATTGCGGAACATCTAACTCCTGTATTGAAGAAGAAACAGCCATGA
- a CDS encoding GMC oxidoreductase produces the protein MNTVCDTYGQVYGYRNLFVVDGSLIPGSTACVNPSLTIAALAERSMDRFLNEISKYKKV, from the coding sequence ATGAATACTGTCTGCGACACATATGGGCAAGTCTACGGATACCGTAACTTGTTTGTTGTTGATGGTTCCCTGATTCCTGGCTCCACAGCCTGTGTTAACCCCTCACTGACCATTGCGGCTTTAGCCGAACGCAGTATGGATCGTTTTCTCAATGAAATAAGTAAGTATAAAAAGGTATAA
- a CDS encoding DUF1772 domain-containing protein, with protein MELLFQISFLILSSLFTGIVLFLSTVLLETFNALTEEQYYSVYSEIIVRGRKSIVISTIVLVPILIFSTYIIYGFRNLFFLIGALLYILGSFVSSRFINEPAYTKLLKMDTNDRAAMIEIRDLLNKGNITRTVFSLFGILLVGISIYWNGQ; from the coding sequence ATGGAATTGCTTTTTCAGATTTCGTTTTTAATTCTTTCTTCTCTTTTTACTGGAATCGTACTATTTCTTTCTACAGTTCTTCTTGAAACATTTAACGCATTAACAGAAGAACAGTATTATTCCGTTTATTCGGAAATTATTGTAAGAGGAAGAAAATCGATTGTTATTAGCACGATTGTGCTAGTGCCAATTTTGATATTTTCAACATACATTATTTATGGCTTTAGAAACTTGTTCTTTCTTATTGGAGCATTGCTATACATATTAGGTTCTTTTGTCTCATCAAGATTCATAAATGAACCAGCATATACAAAATTACTCAAAATGGATACAAATGATCGAGCAGCAATGATTGAAATTCGTGACTTACTCAATAAAGGTAATATAACCAGAACCGTTTTCTCTCTTTTTGGTATACTATTAGTCGGAATCTCAATTTATTGGAATGGGCAATGA
- a CDS encoding GFA family protein, protein MIYTGGCQCDSIRYEIRAEPLTLYLCHCTECQKQSSSAFGMSLTVPRDAVVIVRGSPKAWTRGADSGREVKCLFCNNCGTRLFHERSYNQQTINIKAGTLDDTSWLHPVGNLWTRSAQPWVTISGSMLNYEGQPEDVHPLWEKWQQLHSGTKKVVE, encoded by the coding sequence GTGATTTACACTGGGGGCTGTCAATGTGACAGTATTCGTTATGAAATTCGTGCCGAACCGTTAACGCTTTACCTTTGCCACTGCACTGAATGTCAGAAGCAATCATCAAGTGCTTTTGGTATGTCTTTGACTGTGCCAAGAGATGCTGTTGTTATTGTCCGAGGAAGCCCCAAAGCTTGGACTCGTGGAGCAGATAGCGGACGTGAGGTGAAGTGCTTATTTTGCAACAATTGTGGGACGCGATTATTCCACGAGCGGAGTTATAATCAACAAACTATCAATATCAAAGCCGGAACGTTAGATGATACAAGTTGGTTACATCCAGTAGGCAACTTATGGACTCGTAGCGCCCAACCTTGGGTAACAATTTCAGGCTCCATGCTTAATTATGAGGGGCAGCCAGAGGATGTGCATCCTTTGTGGGAAAAATGGCAACAACTGCATTCGGGAACAAAGAAAGTTGTTGAATAG
- a CDS encoding response regulator yields MSDSQNLRPVEILLVEDSYSDANLTIKSLGKTSIANNLHWVEDGEAAIEYLRHQGEYITAIRPDLILLDLNLPGLDGREVLAEIKADPDLKRIPVVILTTSGDEQDVLKSYDLNANCYITKPVDIHQFLKIVHLINDFWLVAVKLPPK; encoded by the coding sequence ATGAGTGACAGCCAGAACTTGCGACCCGTTGAGATTTTGCTCGTTGAGGACTCATACAGTGATGCCAATCTCACTATCAAAAGCTTGGGTAAAACCAGTATCGCCAATAATTTACATTGGGTAGAAGACGGGGAGGCAGCAATTGAGTATTTACGACACCAAGGTGAGTATATCACAGCTATACGTCCAGATCTGATTTTACTCGACCTTAATCTTCCGGGATTAGATGGTCGGGAAGTCCTTGCAGAAATCAAAGCCGATCCAGATCTCAAACGAATCCCTGTTGTGATTCTCACAACGAGTGGAGATGAACAAGATGTACTTAAGTCTTATGACTTAAATGCCAACTGCTACATCACTAAACCTGTTGATATTCACCAGTTCCTTAAAATCGTGCATTTGATCAATGACTTTTGGCTAGTAGCAGTTAAGTTACCACCTAAATAA